A region of Streptomyces sp. NBC_01750 DNA encodes the following proteins:
- a CDS encoding SDR family NAD(P)-dependent oxidoreductase, with product MPGSSLFSLTVLVTGATSGIGYETARLLAERGATVLVHGRTAEEARAATDRLVSTAGIPAERVCPFGADFSRLDEVEAMAERVVVEHPHLDILVNNAAIAAPERHTVTTDGNELAFQVNFLAHYLLTGLLERALTRVPGSRVGRVVNVSSSLHRTGSIQWSDPNRARRYARLAAYAQSQLALTVFAADPRVTAVSVHPGICETALLPLYGHNGATAADGASHVVRLCDPAVEIVNGAYYDRDERVEPAPAATEERTVKRLNKLADVLVGHSG from the coding sequence ATGCCCGGCTCAAGCCTTTTCTCCCTTACTGTCCTCGTCACCGGAGCCACCTCCGGCATCGGCTACGAGACCGCCCGGCTGCTCGCCGAGCGCGGCGCCACCGTCCTCGTGCACGGCCGAACTGCCGAAGAGGCACGGGCGGCGACCGACAGGCTCGTCAGCACGGCCGGGATCCCCGCCGAGCGCGTGTGCCCCTTCGGCGCGGACTTCTCCCGCCTCGACGAAGTGGAGGCGATGGCCGAGCGCGTCGTCGTCGAGCACCCGCACCTGGACATCCTCGTCAACAACGCCGCGATCGCCGCGCCCGAGCGCCACACCGTCACCACGGACGGCAACGAACTCGCCTTCCAGGTCAACTTCCTTGCCCACTACCTGCTCACCGGCCTGCTGGAGCGGGCACTGACCAGGGTGCCGGGCAGCCGAGTCGGCAGAGTCGTCAACGTGTCCTCCTCGCTGCACCGCACCGGCTCCATCCAGTGGAGCGACCCCAACCGCGCCCGCCGCTACGCCCGGCTCGCCGCGTACGCCCAGTCGCAGCTGGCCCTCACGGTCTTCGCGGCCGACCCGAGGGTGACGGCCGTCTCCGTCCACCCCGGCATCTGTGAGACCGCGCTGCTTCCTCTGTACGGCCACAACGGGGCCACGGCCGCCGACGGCGCCTCCCATGTCGTACGGCTCTGCGACCCCGCGGTGGAGATCGTCAACGGCGCCTACTACGACCGCGACGAGCGCGTCGAGCCCGCGCCCGCCGCCACCGAAGAGCGCACGGTCAAGCGTCTCAACAAGCTCGCCGACGTCCTCGTCGGCCACAGCGGCTGA
- the kdpB gene encoding potassium-transporting ATPase subunit KdpB: MLPAADQQAPTAQTPGGSPPHARPHRKRSGQGGLFDPVQLVTSFPEALRKLHPRALVKNPVLLVVAAGSVLTTLSSLFHPSVFTWVISVWLWLTVIFANLAEAVAEGRGKAQAESLRKARMDTVALRLRHWRYGTNPARAETDAVAANDLQLFDFVLVEAGEPIPADGDVVDGIAAVDESAITGESAPVIRESGGDRSGVTGGTTVLSDRIVVRVTSRPGHSFLDRMITLVEGARRQKTPNEIALNILLAALTIVFVLVVVTLQPMAGHAGAAQSTTVLVALLVTLIPTTIGALLSAIGIAGMDRLVQRNVLAMSGRAVEAADDVNTLLLDKTGTITLGNREAAGFVPLPGVDELILADAAQLSSLADETPEGRSVVVLAKEKYGMRAPAEGELSNARFVAFSAQTRMSGIDLRWDNGAACFIRKGAAAQVISWVEMRGGVVPSQAAIWADSIAASGGTPLLVAVHDWDGPRMLGIIHLKDVVKDGIRERFAELRRMGIRTVMITGDNPLTANAIAQEAGVDDFLAEATPEDKLALIKQEQEGGKLVAMTGDGTNDAPALAQADVGVAMNTGTSAAKEAGNMVDLDSNPTKLIDIVEIGKQLLITRGALTTFSITNDVAKYFAIIPAMFAGAYPGIQALNLMGLHSPTSAITSAIIFNALIIVALIPLALRGVRYTPASAHDLLRRNLAVYGLGGLVLPFVGIKLIDLLISNVPGLG; the protein is encoded by the coding sequence ATGCTCCCCGCCGCTGACCAGCAGGCTCCGACAGCGCAGACACCGGGCGGGAGCCCACCACACGCCCGCCCCCACCGGAAGCGCTCCGGCCAGGGCGGCCTCTTCGATCCCGTACAACTGGTGACGTCCTTCCCCGAGGCCCTGCGCAAGCTGCACCCGCGGGCCCTGGTGAAGAACCCCGTGCTGTTGGTCGTCGCGGCCGGATCGGTACTCACCACGCTCTCCTCGCTCTTCCATCCGTCCGTCTTCACCTGGGTGATCAGCGTCTGGCTGTGGCTGACGGTGATCTTCGCGAACCTCGCGGAGGCCGTGGCGGAGGGCCGGGGCAAGGCGCAGGCCGAATCGCTGCGCAAGGCGCGCATGGACACCGTCGCGCTGCGGCTGCGCCACTGGCGGTACGGAACGAATCCGGCCCGCGCCGAGACCGACGCCGTCGCCGCCAACGACCTTCAGCTCTTCGACTTCGTCCTCGTCGAGGCAGGCGAGCCGATCCCCGCCGACGGCGATGTCGTCGACGGCATCGCGGCGGTCGACGAGTCCGCCATCACCGGCGAGTCCGCTCCCGTCATCCGGGAGTCGGGCGGCGACCGCAGCGGCGTCACGGGCGGTACGACGGTGCTCTCCGACCGGATCGTCGTACGCGTCACCTCACGCCCCGGACACTCCTTCCTGGACCGGATGATCACCCTGGTCGAAGGCGCGCGACGGCAAAAGACGCCCAACGAGATCGCGCTGAACATCCTGCTGGCCGCGCTGACCATCGTCTTCGTCCTGGTCGTCGTCACGCTGCAGCCGATGGCCGGACACGCGGGCGCCGCGCAGTCCACGACGGTGCTGGTCGCGCTGCTCGTCACGCTCATCCCGACGACGATCGGCGCGCTGCTGTCGGCCATCGGCATCGCGGGCATGGACCGTCTGGTGCAGCGCAATGTCCTGGCGATGTCCGGCCGGGCGGTCGAAGCCGCCGACGACGTCAACACCCTGCTCCTCGACAAGACCGGCACCATCACCCTCGGCAATCGTGAGGCCGCCGGCTTCGTACCACTGCCCGGTGTCGACGAGCTGATCCTCGCCGACGCGGCTCAGCTCTCCTCGCTCGCCGACGAGACGCCGGAGGGCCGCTCAGTCGTCGTCCTGGCGAAGGAGAAGTACGGGATGCGGGCCCCGGCCGAGGGCGAGCTCAGCAACGCGCGGTTCGTGGCGTTCAGCGCGCAGACCCGGATGAGCGGGATCGATCTTCGGTGGGACAACGGGGCGGCCTGCTTCATCCGCAAGGGCGCGGCGGCTCAGGTGATCAGCTGGGTGGAGATGCGCGGCGGAGTCGTCCCGTCCCAGGCGGCCATCTGGGCCGACTCGATCGCCGCGAGCGGAGGTACGCCGCTGCTGGTCGCCGTCCACGACTGGGACGGCCCGCGGATGCTCGGCATCATCCATCTCAAGGACGTCGTCAAGGACGGCATCCGCGAACGGTTCGCGGAGCTGCGGAGGATGGGCATCCGTACAGTGATGATCACCGGGGACAATCCGCTGACCGCGAACGCCATCGCCCAGGAAGCCGGCGTCGACGACTTCCTCGCCGAAGCCACCCCCGAGGACAAGCTGGCCCTCATCAAGCAGGAGCAGGAGGGCGGCAAACTCGTCGCGATGACGGGCGACGGTACGAACGACGCGCCCGCGCTGGCGCAAGCCGATGTCGGCGTCGCGATGAACACCGGGACCTCGGCCGCCAAGGAGGCCGGGAACATGGTGGACCTGGACTCCAACCCGACCAAGCTGATCGACATCGTCGAGATCGGCAAGCAACTCCTCATCACCCGGGGCGCGCTGACCACCTTCTCCATCACGAATGACGTGGCGAAGTACTTCGCGATCATCCCGGCGATGTTCGCCGGCGCCTATCCGGGGATCCAGGCCCTCAACCTCATGGGCCTGCACAGCCCCACCTCCGCGATCACCTCGGCGATCATCTTCAACGCCCTGATCATCGTGGCGCTGATTCCCCTCGCCCTGCGCGGAGTGCGCTACACCCCGGCATCCGCGCACGACCTGCTGCGCCGTAACCTCGCGGTCTACGGGCTCGGCGGGCTCGTACTGCCCTTCGTCGGGATCAAGCTCATCGACCTGCTGATCTCGAACGTGCCCGGGCTGGGCTGA
- a CDS encoding DUF4118 domain-containing protein, with translation MRTPLRDTGALGAALLAPPAVAAVLVPFRTDLTNATMVLILVVVVVAVAAIGNRAAGAVAAVSSAAWFDFFLTPPYQRFTINDANDIETAVLLLVVGLVVSQLAARARRLEVITVTDAGHLARIHETAQLVQASGSPDKIVDHVRRQLIDLLELRDCRFEYGSLLGHPARLEQDGSVVVARGRWDVERRGWPDGEIELRALAGGHYRGRFLLQPGPAVPPLQARLVAVTLADQTGAALDTAAPRLEQ, from the coding sequence ATGAGGACTCCGCTTCGTGACACGGGGGCGCTGGGGGCCGCCCTGCTCGCCCCGCCGGCGGTGGCCGCCGTTCTGGTGCCCTTCCGTACGGACCTGACGAACGCGACGATGGTGCTCATCCTCGTCGTGGTCGTCGTGGCGGTCGCCGCGATCGGCAATCGCGCGGCCGGAGCCGTCGCGGCGGTGTCGTCCGCCGCCTGGTTCGACTTCTTCCTCACCCCTCCGTACCAGCGGTTCACCATCAACGACGCCAATGACATCGAGACGGCGGTCCTGCTGCTGGTCGTGGGCCTTGTCGTGTCGCAGCTCGCCGCCCGCGCCCGGCGGCTCGAGGTCATCACGGTGACCGACGCCGGTCATCTCGCCCGGATCCACGAGACCGCGCAGCTGGTCCAGGCCAGCGGATCTCCCGACAAGATCGTCGACCATGTCCGACGGCAGCTGATCGATCTGCTGGAGTTGCGGGACTGCCGTTTCGAGTACGGCAGTCTGCTCGGGCATCCGGCGAGGCTGGAGCAGGACGGCAGTGTGGTCGTGGCGCGGGGGCGCTGGGACGTCGAGCGGCGCGGCTGGCCGGACGGCGAGATCGAGCTCCGGGCCCTCGCAGGCGGCCACTACCGCGGCCGGTTCCTGCTTCAGCCGGGCCCCGCCGTCCCTCCCCTCCAGGCGCGGCTGGTCGCCGTGACGCTGGCCGACCAGACCGGCGCGGCGCTGGACACGGCGGCACCGCGTCTGGAGCAGTGA